From the Malus domestica chromosome 17, GDT2T_hap1 genome, one window contains:
- the LOC103409250 gene encoding uncharacterized protein has translation MAATAAAAAASSSSSGSSWKYDVFINFRGEDTRRCFVSHLYKALNQKAINTFIDAEELRKGSDLSQLLTAIQDSRVSIVVFSQNYASSTWCLKELVQILDCMDGKNQLVMPLFYQVDPSDVRKAKRSFEEAFAELEGHSNTDMEEVRRWRSALSRATNLSGWDSKNYEDDAKLIEEIVKDIFQKLIRTSSSKDDDLVEMDSRMLEMDLLLHPAPEMDDIRVVGIWGMGGIGKTTIARAVYEEIACQFEACCFLDNVKEEFSACGAVHMQEKFLSRILNEKVQSLGTLDRGYRMILKRLQMKKVLIVLDDVDDFFQIETLLGKQHSFGGGSRIIITTRDKLVLSRADAIYSPKVLSGGGALELFSQYAFRTKQPKRDCDHLSSRAVRYAQGLPLALKVLGAFLYNKSVQEWGEVLKKLKKIPQRGIHDVLRTSFDGLDDSEKDIFLDIACFFKGARKDYATKILDSCGFYPHTGIRVLIDRALITVSSETLEMHDLLEEMGREIVRQESIKEPGKRSRVWNYEDVHHVLTQNTATEAVESIILDLSFSKLKVVYLRSEAFVKMTKLRLLKIHGDGVNSCENLKFLSHELRSLIWKCFPLKSLPSNYIAKNLVELDMQYSLIEHLWEGAKPLENLKIINLTRSPHLKKTPDFTEAKNLEKVIFRSCTSLLEVHPSISSLDNLVLLDFENCGNLKIFPSRIGMKSLRTLKLSWCGSLDKFPEISDVMQYLSELYLNNTGIKELPSSISNLTGLVVLNIKGCRKLESLPSSISHQKSLQCLDVFGCSNLEKFPKIPEVKNKLSELYLGRTAIKELPASVLNLTNLVTLRLNDCRELESLPSSISHMKSLQYLDVSDCSNLEKFPEISEIMNKLSKLYLGGTAIKELPASILNLTNLVTLKLNDCRELESLPSSICQMKSLQYLDVSRCSNLEKFLEISKVMNKLSKLYLGGTAIKELPMSVLNLISLVTLKLNDCRELESLPRSICHMKSLQYLDVSGCSNLEKFLEISEVMNKLSELYLGGTAIKELPASVLNLTNLVTLRLNDCRELESLPSSICQMKSLQYLDISGCSNLEKFPEISQVMNMLSELYLGGTAIKELPASVLNLTSLVTLMLNDCRELESLPSSICHMKSLRYLDVSGCSNLEKFPENSEVMNKISTENLRVFQAAFLTLGRLMMHNCSGEEEIARWKATTEQDAAMGTGVKQEFVAQILDRLMAAAASSSSSGSPWKYDVFLNFRGDDTRRCFVSHLYKALNQKTINTFIDAEGLRKGNDLSQLLTAIQDSRVSIVVFSQNYASSTWCLKELVQILDCMDRKDQIVVPVFYDVDPSHVRKAKSSFAEAFAKHEGHSNADMEEVRSWRSALTRATNLSGWDSKNYEDDAKLIEEIVKDIFQKLISTSSSKDDELVEMDSHMHEMDLRLHPAPEMDNVRVVGIWGMGGIGKTTIARAVYEKIACQFEACCFLDNVKEEFACGAVHMQEKFLSRILNEKVQSLGTLDRGYRMILKRLQMKKVLIVLDDVDDLFQIETLLGKQHSFGGGSRIIITTRDKLVLSRADAIYSPKVLSGDGALELFSQYAFRTKQPKRDYDHLSRRAVRYAQGLPLALKVLGAFLYKKSVQEWEEVLEKLKKIPQRGIHDVLRTSFDGLDDSEKDIFLDIACFFKGAEKDNATKVLDSCGFYPHTGLRVLIDRALITVSWEKLAMNDLLEEMGQALITVSWEKLEMHDLLEEMGREIVRQESIKEPGKRSRLWNYEDVHHVLTQNTATEAVESIILDLSFSKPEVVYFSSEAFVKMTKLRLLKVHGNNGYSCENLKFLPHELRSLVWKHFPLKSLPSNFIVKNLVELDMQNSLIEHLWEGAKPLENLKIINLTSSPHLKKTPDFTETKNLEKAVFRSCTSLFEVHPSISSLKNLVLLDLEYCINLKIFPSKIGMKSLRTLNLSSCQNLDKFPEVSDVMQDLSKLYLNYTQIKELPSSISNLTGLVALNIKGCRELESLPSIISHMKSLEYLDVSGCSKIEKFPEISEVMKELSKLCLGGTAIKKLPASILNLTSLDTLKLNDCRELESLPSIISHMKSLKYLDVSGCSKIEKFQEILEVRNELSKLCLRGTAIKELPASILNLTSLDTLKLNDCREFESLPSIISHMKSLKYLDVSGCSKIEKFPEILEVMKELSELCLDGTAIKELPASILNLTSLGRLRLNNCRELESLPSIISHMKSLKYLDVSGCSKIEKFPEILEVRNELSILCLGGTAIKELPASILNLTSLVTLNLNDCRELESLPSSISHMKSLEYLDVSGCSKLEKFPEISEVMKELSELFLDDTAIKELPASILNLTSLDTLNLHDCRELQSLPSSISHMKSLKYLDVSGCSNLEKFPEILEVMKKLSQLCLDGTAIKELPASILNLNSLVRLRLNNCRELESLPSSISHMKSLEYLDVSGCSKLEKFPEILEVMKKLSELCLDGTAIKELPASILNLISLVRLRLNNCRELESLPSSISHMKSLKYLDVSGCSKLEKFPEISEVMKKLSELCLGGTAIKELPASILNLISLVRLRLNNCRELESLPSSISHMKSLEYLDVSGCSKLEKFPEILEVRKKLSELCLGGTAIKELPASILNLISLVWLRLNNCRELESLPSSISHMKSLKYLDVSGCSKIEKFPESLEVRKELSDLCLGGTAIKALPASILNLTSLVTLKLNDCRELESLPSIISHMKSLGYLDVSGCSKIEKFPEILEVMKELSILCLGGTAIKELPASILNLTSLDTLKLNDCRELESLPSIISHMKSLKYLDVSGCSKLEKFPEILEVMKKLSELCLGGTAIKKLPASILNLTSLGRLRLNNCRELESLPSSISHMKSLKYLDVSGCSKLEKFPEILEVRKKLSELCLGGTAIKELPASILNLISLVRLRLNNCRELESLPSSISHMKSLKYLDVSGCSKIEKFPEILEVRKELSDLCLGGTAIKELPASILNLTSLVTLNLNDCRELESLPSSISHMKSLEYLDVSGCSKIEKFPEILEVRNVLSKLCLGGTAIKELPASILNLTSLVTLNLNDCRELESLPSCISHMKSLEYLDVSGCSKLEKFPENLEVMNELSELCLGGTAIKELPASILNLTSLVTLKLNDCGELESLPSIISHMKSLKYLDVSGCSKLEKFPEILEVRKELSKLCLGGTAIKKLPASILNLTSLDTLKLNDCRELESLPSSISHMKSLKYLDVSGCSKLEKFPEILEVMKKLSELCLGGTAIKKLPASILNLTSLGRLRLNNCRELESLPSIISQMKSLEYLDVSGCSNLEKFPEISEVMKELSILCLGGTAIKELPASILNLTSLVTLNLNDCRELESLPSSISHMKSLEYLDVSGCSKIEKFPENLEVMKKFLT, from the exons ATGGCTGctactgctgctgctgctgctgcatcttcttcttcctctggcTCTAGTTGGAAATACGACGTGTTCATCAATTTTAGAGGGGAAGACACTCGCAGGTGCTTCGTCAGCCACCTCTACAAAGCCCTGaatcagaaagcaatcaacACCTTCATCGATGCCGAAGAGCTCCGAAAAGGCAGCGACCTTTCGCAGCTACTGACGGCGATCCAAGATTCGCGTGTTTCAATCGTAGTTTTTTCTCAAAACTATGCTTCTTCCACATGGTGCTTAAAGGAGCTCGTCCAAATACTGGATTGTATGGATGGAAAGAACCAGCTGGTTATGCCCCTTTTTTACCAAGTGGATCCTTCTGATGTCCGCAAAGCAAAGAGGAGCTTTGAGGAAGCTTTTGCCGAGCTTGAAGGCCATTCTAACACCGACATGGAAGAGGTGCGGAGGTGGAGGTCCGCTCTTAGTCGAGCCACCAATTTATCCGGCTGGGATTCGAAAAATTACGA GGATGATGCCAAGCTCATTGAGGAAATTGTAAAAGATATTTTTCAGAAATTGATCCGCACCTCGTCAAGTAAAGACGATGACTTGGTTGAAATGGATTCCCGCATGCTTGAAATGGACTTGCTATTACATCCTGCTCCTGAAATGGACGACATTCGTGTTGTTGGAATATGGGGTATGGGTGGTATAGGCAAAACCACCATAGCTAGAGCTGTTTATGAGGAAATTGCTTGTCAATTTGAAGCTTGTTGCTTTCTTGACAATGTCAAGGAAGAGTTCTCCGCTTGTGGTGCCGTACATATGCAGGAAAAATTTCTCTCTAGAATCTTGAATGAAAAGGTGCAGAGTTTAGGCACATTGGATCGAGGTTAcagaatgattttgaaaaggcTACAGATGAAAAAGGTTTTGATTGTTCTTGATGATGTTGACGACTTCTTTCAAATTGAAACCTTACTTGGAAAGCAACATTCATTTGGTGGTGGGAGTAGAATCATTATCACCACTAGAGATAAGCTAGTACTAAGTCGAGCTGATGCGATCTACAGCCCCAAGGTTCTAAGTGGTGGTGGAGCTTTGGAGCTCTTTAGCCAGTATGCCTTCAGAACAAAGCAACCCAAAAGAGACTGTGACCATCTCTCAAGCCGTGCTGTACGATATGCTCAAGGTCTCCCTTTAGCACTTAAAGTCTTGGGGGCTTTTCTTTATAACAAATCTGTACAGGAGTGGGGAGAGGTGCTaaagaaattaaagaaaatcccGCAAAGGGGAATTCATGATGTGCTAAGAACAAGCTTCGATGGACTAGATGATTCTGAGAAGGACATATTTCTGGATATTGCATGTTTCTTTAAAGGAGCCAGAAAAGACTACGCAACAAAGATTCTTGACAGTTGTGGCTTTTATCCCCATACTGGGATAAGAGTTCTAATTGATCGAGCTCTTATAACTGTCTCATCGGAAACACTCGAGATGCATGATTTACTAGAGGAAATGGGTCGGGAAATTGTTCGCCAAGAATCTATTAAAGAGCCTGGGAAACGCAGTAGGGTGTGGAATTATGAAGATGTTCATCATGTGTTAACTCAAAATACG GCTACGGAAGCTGTTGAAAGCATAATCCTTGACCTTTCATTCTCAAAGCTAAAAGTGGTATACTTAAGGTCCGAAGCTTTTGTTAAAATGACGAAATTAAGATTGCTCAAAATCCATGGCGATGGTGTAAATTCATGTGAGAATTTAAAGTTTCTTTCGCATGAGTTAAGAAGtctcatttggaagtgtttCCCCCTGAAGTCTTTACCGTCCAATTATATTGCAAAGAATCTTGTTGAGCTTGACATGCAATATAGTCTCATTGAACATCTTTGGGAAGGAGCCAAG CCTctggaaaatttgaaaattatcaACTTAACAAGATCTCCTCACCTGAAGAAAACTCCTGACTTCACGGAGGCGAAAAATCTTGAGAAAGTAATTTTTCGAAGTTGTACAAGTTTACTTGAGGTTCACCCATCCATTTCGTCTCTTGACAACCTGGTTCTTTTGGATTTCGAAAATTGCGGAAATCTTAAGATTTTTCCAAGTAGGATTGGTATGAAATCTCTTAGAACCCTTAAACTTTCATGGTGCGGCAGCCTCGATAAGTTTCCCGAAATTTCAGATGTTATGCAGTATCTATCAGAGCTTTATTTAAATAATACTGGAATTAAAGAACTGCCCTCATCAATTAGTAATCTTACTGGGCTTGTTGTCTTGAATATAAAAGGTTGCAGAAAACTTGAGAGTCTTCCAAGCAGCATTTCTCACCAGAAATCTCTTCAATGCCTTGATGTTTTTGGATGCTCAAATCTTGAGAAGTTTCCAAAAATTCCAGAGGTTAAGAATAAGCTATCTGAGCTTTATCTGGGTCGCACCGCAATTAAGGAACTGCCAGCATCAGTTTTAAATCTCACCAATCTTGTTACTCTGAGGCTGAATGATTGCAGAGAACTTGAGAGTCTTCCAAGCAGCATTTCTCACATGAAATCTCTTCAATACCTTGATGTTTCTGACTGCTCAAATCTTGAGAAGTTCCCAGAAATTTCAGAGATTATGAATAAGCTATCTAAACTTTATCTGGGTGGCACTGCAATTAAGGAACTGCCTGCGTCAATTTTAAATCTCACCAATCTTGTTACTTTGAAGTTGAATGATTGTAGAGAACTTGAGAGTCTTCCAAGCAGCATTTGTCAAATGAAATCTCTTCAATACCTTGATGTTTCTAGATGCTCAAATcttgagaagtttctagaaatTTCAAAGGTTATGAATAAGTTATCTAAGCTTTATTTAGGTGGCACTGCAATTAAGGAACTGCCTATGTCAGTTTTAAATCTCATCAGTCTTGTTACTTTGAAGCTAAATGATTGCAGAGAACTTGAGAGTCTTCCAAGAAGCATTTGTCACATGAAATCTCTTCAATACCTTGATGTTTCTGGATGCTCAAACcttgagaagtttctagaaatTTCAGAGGTTATGAATAAGCTATCAGAGCTTTATTTGGGTGGCACTGCAATTAAGGAACTGCCTGCGTCAGTTTTAAATCTCACCAATCTTGTTACTCTGAGGCTGAATGATTGCAGAGAACTTGAGAGTCTTCCAAGCAGCATTTGTCAAATGAAATCTCTTCAATACCTTGATATTTCTGGATGCTCAAATCTTGAGAAGTTTCCAGAAATTTCACAGGTTATGAATATGCTATCTGAGCTTTATTTGGGTGGCACTGCAATTAAGGAACTGCCCGCGTCAGTTTTAAATCTCACTAGTCTTGTTACTTTGATGCTGAATGATTGCAGAGAACTTGAGAGTCTTCCAAGCAGCATATGTCACATGAAATCTCTTCGATACCTTGATGTTTCTGGATGCTCAAATCTTGAGAAGTTTCCGGAAAATTCAGAGGTCATGAATAAGATATCTACAGAGAACTTGAGAGTTTTCCAAGCAGCATTTCTCACA CTTGGAAGGCTAATGATGCACAATTGCTCTGGTGAAGAAGAAATTGCTCGATGGAAAGCTACAACAGAGCAAGATGCTGCTATGGGCACCGGTGTAAAACAAGAATTTGTGGCACAG ATACTCGATCGATTAATGGCTGCTGCTGcatcctcttcttcctctggcTCTCCTTGGAAATACGACGTGTTCCTCAATTTCAGAGGGGACGACACTCGCAGGTGCTTCGTCAGCCACCTCTACAAGGCCCTGAATcagaaaacaatcaacaccttcatTGATGCCGAAGGGCTCCGAAAGGGCAACGACCTTTCGCAGCTACTGACGGCGATCCAAGATTCGCGCGTTTCAATCGTGGTTTTTTCTCAAAACTATGCTTCTTCCACATGGTGCTTGAAGGAGCTCGTCCAAATACTGGATTGTATGGATCGAAAGGACCAGATAGTGGTGCCCGTTTTTTACGATGTGGATCCTTCTCATGTCCGCAAAGCAAAGAGCAGCTTTGCGGAAGCTTTTGCCAAGCATGAAGGCCATTCCAACGCCGACATGGAAGAGGTGCGGAGCTGGAGGTCCGCTCTTACTCGAGCCACCAATTTATCCGGCTGGGATTCGAAAAATTACGA GGATGATGCCAAGCTCATTGAGGAAATTGTAAAAGATATTTTTCAGAAATTGATCAGCACCTCATCAAGTAAAGACGATGAATTGGTTGAAATGGATTCCCACATGCATGAAATGGACTTGCGATTACATCCTGCTCCTGAAATGGACAACGTTCGTGTTGTTGGAATATGGGGTATGGGTGGTATTGGCAAAACAACCATAGCTAGAGCTGTTTATGAGAAAATTGCTTGTCAATTTGAAGCTTGTTGCTTTCTTGACAATGTCAAGGAAGAGTTCGCTTGTGGTGCCGTACATATGCAGGAAAAGTTTCTCTCTAGAATCTTGAATGAAAAGGTGCAGAGTTTAGGCACATTGGATCGAGGTTAcagaatgattttgaaaaggcTACAGATGAAAAAGGTTTTGATTGTTCTTGATGATGTTGACGACTTATTTCAAATTGAAACCTTACTTGGAAAGCAACATTCATTTGGTGGTGGGAGTAGAATAATTATCACCACTAGAGATAAGCTAGTACTAAGTCGAGCTGATGCGATCTACAGCCCCAAGGTTCTAAGTGGTGATGGAGCTTTGGAACTCTTTAGCCAGTATGCCTTCAGAACAAAGCAACCCAAAAGAGACTATGACCATCTCTCAAGACGTGCTGTACGATATGCTCAAGGTCTCCCCTTAGCACTTAAAGTGTTGGGGgcttttctttataaaaaatctGTTCAGGAGTGGGAAGAGGTGCTagagaaattaaagaaaatcccGCAAAGGGGAATTCATGATGTGTTAAGAACAAGCTTCGATGGACTAGATGATTCTGAGAAGGACATATTTCTGGATATTGCATGTTTCTTTAAAGGAGCGGAAAAAGACAACGCAACAAAGGTTCTGGACAGTTGTGGCTTTTATCCCCATACTGGGCTAAGAGTTCTAATTGATCGAGCTCTTATAACTGTCTCATGGGAAAAATTGGCGATGAATGATTTACTAGAGGAAATGGGTCAAGCTCTTATAACTGTCTCATGGGAAAAATTGGAGATGCATGATTTACTAGAGGAAATGGGTCGGGAAATCGTCCGCCAAGAATCTATTAAAGAGCCTGGGAAACGCAGTAGGTTGTGGAATTATGAAGATGTTCATCATGTGCTAACTCAAAATACG GCTACGGAAGCTGTTGAAAGCATAATCCTTGACCTTTCATTCTCAAAACCAGAAGTGGTATACTTCAGTTCCGAAGCTTTTGTTAAAATGACGAAATTAAGATTGCTCAAAGTCCATGGCAACAATGGATATTCATGTGAGAATTTAAAGTTTCTTCCGCATGAGTTAAGAAGTCTCGTATGGAAGCATTTCCCCCTAAAGTCTTTACCGTCCAATTTTATTGTGAAGAATCTTGTTGAGCTTGACATGCAAAATAGTCTCATTGAACATCTTTGGGAAGGAGCCAAG CCTctggaaaatttgaaaattatcaACTTAACAAGTTCTCCTCACCTGAAGAAAACTCCTGACTTCACGGAGACGAAAAATCTTGAGAAGGCGGTTTTTCGAAGTTGTACAAGTTTATTTGAGGTTCACCCATCCATTTCATCTCTCAAAAACCTGGttcttttggatttggaatatTGCATAAATCTTAAGATTTTTCCAAGCAAGATTGGTATGAAATCTCTTAGAACCCTTAACCTTTCATCGTGCCAAAACCTCGATAAGTTTCCCGAAGTTTCAGATGTTATGCAGGATCTATCAAAGCTTTATTTAAATTATACTCAAATTAAAGAACTGCCCTCGTCAATCAGTAATCTTACGGGGCTTGTTGCCTTGAATATAAAAGGTTGCAGAGAACTTGAGAGTCTTCCAAGCATCATTTCTCACATGAAATCTCTTGAATACCTTGATGTTTCTGGATGCTCAAAGATTGAGAAGTTTCCAGAAATTTCAGAGGTTATGAAGGAGCTATCTAAGCTTTGTTTGGGTGGCACTGCAATTAAGAAGCTGCCTGCTTCTATTTTAAATCTCACCAGTCTTGATACTTTGAAACTGAATGATTGCAGAGAACTTGAGAGTCTTCCAAGCATCATTTCTCACATGAAATCTCTTAAATACCTTGATGTTTCTGGATGCTCAAAGATTGAGAAGTTTCAAGAAATTTTGGAGGTTAGGAACGAGCTATCTAAGCTTTGTTTGCGTGGCACTGCAATTAAGGAGCTGCCTGCTTCTATTTTAAATCTCACCAGTCTTGATACTTTGAAACTGAATGATTGCAGAGAATTTGAGAGTCTTCCAAGCATCATTTCTCACATGAAATCTCTTAAATACCTTGATGTTTCTGGATGCTCAAAGATTGAGAAGTTTCCAGAAATTTTGGAGGTTATGAAGGAGCTATCTGAGCTTTGTTTGGATGGCACTGCAATTAAGGAGCTGCCTGCTTCTATTTTAAATCTCACCAGTCTTGGTAGGTTGAGGCTGAATAATTGCAGAGAACTTGAGAGTCTTCCAAGCATCATTTCTCACATGAAATCTCTTAAATACCTTGATGTTTCTGGATGCTCAAAGATTGAGAAGTTTCCAGAAATTTTGGAGGTTAGGAACGAGCTATCTATTCTTTGTTTGGGTGGCACTGCAATTAAGGAGCTGCCTGCTTCTATTTTAAATCTCACCAGTCTTGTTactttgaatttgaatgattgcAGAGAACTTGAGAGTCTTCCAAGCAGCATTTCTCACATGAAATCTCTTGAATACCTTGATGTTTCTGGATGCTCAAAGCTTGAGAAGTTTCCAGAAATTTCAGAGGTTATGAAGGAGCTATCTGAGCTTTTTTTGGATGACACTGCAATTAAGGAGCTGCCTGCTTCTATTTTAAATCTCACCAGTCTTGATACTTTGAATCTGCATGATTGCAGAGAACTTCAGAGTCTTCCAAGCAGCATTTCTCACATGAAATCTCTTAAATACCTTGATGTTTCTGGATGCTCAAACCTTGAAAAGTTTCCAGAAATTTTGGAGGTTATGAAGAAGCTATCTCAGCTTTGTTTGGATGGCACTGCAATTAAGGAGCTGCCTGCttctattttaaatctcaaCAGTCTTGTTAGGTTGAGGCTGAATAATTGCAGAGAACTTGAGAGTCTTCCAAGCAGCATTTCTCACATGAAATCTCTTGAATACCTTGATGTTTCTGGATGCTCAAAGCTTGAAAAGTTTCCAGAAATTTTGGAGGTTATGAAGAAGCTATCTGAGCTTTGTTTGGATGGCACTGCAATTAAGGAGCTGCCTGCTTCTATTTTAAATCTCATCAGTCTTGTTAGGTTGAGGCTGAATAATTGCAGAGAACTTGAGAGTCTTCCAAGCAGCATTTCTCACATGAAATCTCTTAAATACCTTGATGTTTCTGGATGCTCAAAGCTTGAGAAGTTTCCAGAAATTTCAGAGGTTATGAAGAAGCTATCTGAGCTTTGTTTGGGTGGCACTGCAATTAAGGAGCTGCCTGCTTCTATTTTAAATCTCATCAGTCTTGTTAGGTTGAGGCTGAATAATTGCAGAGAACTTGAGAGTCTTCCAAGCAGCATTTCTCACATGAAATCTCTTGAATACCTTGATGTTTCTGGATGCTCAAAGCTTGAAAAGTTTCCAGAAATTTTGGAGGTTAGGAAGAAGCTATCTGAGCTTTGTTTGGGTGGCACTGCAATTAAGGAGCTGCCTGCTTCTATTTTAAATCTCATCAGTCTTGTTTGGTTGAGGCTGAATAATTGCAGAGAACTTGAGAGTCTTCCAAGCAGCATTTCTCACATGAAATCTCTTAAATACCTTGATGTTTCTGGATGCTCAAAGATTGAGAAGTTTCCAGAAAGTTTGGAGGTTAGGAAGGAGCTATCTGATCTTTGTTTGGGTGGCACTGCAATTAAGGCGCTGCCTGCTTCTATTTTAAATCTCACCAGTCTTGTTACTTTGAAGTTGAATGATTGCAGAGAACTTGAGAGTCTTCCAAGCATCATTTCTCACATGAAATCTCTTGGATACCTTGATGTTTCTGGATGCTCAAAGATTGAGAAGTTTCCAGAAATTTTGGAGGTTATGAAGGAGCTATCTATTCTTTGTTTGGGTGGCACTGCAATTAAGGAGCTGCCTGCTTCTATTTTAAATCTCACCAGTCTTGATACTTTGAAACTGAATGATTGCAGAGAACTTGAGAGTCTTCCAAGCATCATTTCTCACATGAAATCTCTTAAATACCTTGATGTTTCTGGATGCTCAAAGCTTGAGAAGTTTCCAGAAATTTTGGAGGTTATGAAGAAGCTATCTGAGCTTTGTTTGGGTGGCACTGCAATTAAGAAGCTGCCTGCTTCTATTTTAAATCTCACCAGTCTTGGTAGGTTGAGGCTGAATAATTGCAGAGAACTTGAGAGTCTTCCAAGCAGCATTTCTCACATGAAATCTCTTAAATACCTTGATGTTTCTGGATGCTCAAAGCTTGAAAAGTTTCCAGAAATTTTGGAGGTTAGGAAGAAGCTATCTGAGCTTTGTTTGGGTGGCACTGCAATTAAGGAGCTGCCTGCTTCTATTTTAAATCTCATCAGTCTTGTTAGGTTGAGGCTGAATAATTGCAGAGAACTTGAGAGTCTTCCAAGCAGCATTTCTCACATGAAATCTCTTAAATACCTTGATGTTTCTGGATGCTCAAAGATTGAGAAGTTTCCAGAAATTTTGGAGGTTAGGAAGGAGCTATCTGATCTTTGTTTGGGTGGCACTGCAATTAAGGAGCTGCCTGCTTCTATTTTAAATCTCACCAGTCTTGTTactttgaatttgaatgattgcAGAGAACTTGAGAGTCTTCCAAGCAGCATTTCTCACATGAAATCTCTTGAGTACCTTGATGTTTCTGGATGCTCAAAGATTGAGAAGTTTCCAGAAATTTTGGAGGTTAGGAACGTGCTATCTAAGCTTTGTTTGGGTGGCACTGCAATTAAGGAGCTGCCTGCTTCTATTTTAAATCTCACCAGTCTTGTTactttgaatttgaatgattgcAGAGAACTTGAGAGTCTTCCAAGCTGCATTTCTCACATGAAATCTCTTGAATACCTTGATGTTTCTGGATGCTCAAAGCTTGAGAAGTTTCCAGAAAATTTGGAGGTTATGAATGAGCTATCTGAGCTTTGTTTGGGTGGCACTGCAATTAAGGAGCTGCCTGCTTCTATTTTAAATCTCACCAGTCTTGTTACTTTGAAGTTGAATGATTGCGGAGAACTTGAGAGTCTTCCAAGCATCATTTCTCACATGAAATCTCTTAAATACCTTGATGTTTCTGGATGCTCAAAGCTTGAGAAGTTTCCAGAAATTTTGGAGGTTAGGAAGGAGCTATCTAAGCTTTGTTTGGGTGGCACTGCAATTAAGAAGCTGCCTGCTTCTATTTTAAATCTCACCAGTCTTGATACTTTGAAACTGAATGATTGCAGAGAACTTGAGAGTCTTCCAAGCAGCATTTCTCACATGAAATCTCTTAAATACCTTGATGTTTCTGGATGCTCAAAGCTTGAGAAGTTTCCAGAAATTTTGGAGGTTATGAAGAAGCTATCTGAGCTTTGTTTGGGTGGCACTGCAATTAAGAAGCTGCCTGCTTCTATTTTAAATCTCACCAGTCTTGGTAGGTTGAGGCTGAATAATTGCAGAGAACTTGAGAGTCTTCCAAGCATCATTTCTCAGATGAAATCTCTTGAATACCTTGATGTTTCTGGATGCTCAAATCTTGAGAAGTTTCCAGAAATTTCAGAGGTTATGAAGGAGCTATCTATTCTTTGTTTGGGTGGCACTGCAATTAAGGAGCTGCCTGCTTCTATTTTAAATCTCACCAGTCTTGTTactttgaatttgaatgattgcAGAGAACTTGAGAGTCTTCCAAGCAGCATTTCTCACATGAAATCTCTTGAGTACCTTGATGTTTCTGGATGCTCAAAGATTGAGAAGTTTCCCGAAAATTTGGAGGTTATGAAGAAGTTTCTCACATGA
- the LOC139187659 gene encoding protein TOPLESS-like, translating into MHRHHHVQTTPLLGIKEGAVMMTSLSKELVFLILQFLDEEKFKETILHRLEQESGVFFNTKYFEDEVHNGNWDEVENYLSGFTKMEDNSYSMKIFFKIRKQKYLEALDKHDWSQALDILVKDLKFFATFDELSGEIAQLSTLENEQPSKYGDSKSARAIMSVELKKLIEANPLFSDKFQFPNLKRSRLRTLINQGCLETSKDSPTNPSVEYPSWDSYHVSKRTRLMGLSTEVNLPVNMLPVTFSGHGHGQALNAPDDLPKNVTQDFESGFISDEHGFSSFTADFSSWFVFFMFSIGTNVGDVGLWEVGSRERLVLRNFKVWDLSSCSMLLQAALVKDAGVSVNRVIWSSDGALFEIISVKIPSVYAFSVYKVDLYIEALLAYIMNEDHNLNSLRNSTT; encoded by the exons ATGCACAGGCACCATCACGTGCAAACAACACCGCTGCTTGGAATCAAAGAGGGTGCGGTCATGATGACGTCTCTGAGTAAGGAGCTCGTGTTCCTGATCTTGCAGTTTCTGGAtgaggaaaaattcaaagagacTATTCTCCACAG GCTAGAGCAGGAATCTGGGGTTTTCTTCAATACGAAATATTTTGAGGATGAGGTGCATAATGGCAATTGGGATGAAGTTGAGAACTACCTCTCTGGGTTCACTAAAATGGAAGATAACAGTTATTCCATGAAAATCTTTTTcaagataaggaagcagaagtATCTCGAGGCATTGGACAA GCATGATTGGTCCCAAGCCTTGGATATTCTAGTAAAGGATTTAAAGTTTTTTGCCACATTCGATGAACTTTCGGGGGAAATCGCTCAGCTTTCGACATT GGAGAATGAACAACCATCCAAGTATGGAGATTCAAAGTCTGCCAGGGCAATCATGTCGGTTGAACTTAAGAAACTGATTGAAGCAAATCCCTTATTCAGTGATAAATTTCAGTTCCCAAACTTAAAGCGTTCGAGGCTACGTACTCTCATTAACCAAGG ATGCCTTGAAACATCCAAGGACTCCCCAACTAATCCTTCTGTGGAGTACCCGTCTTGGGATTCTTATCATGTTTCTAAAAGAACAAGGCTGATGGGGCTGTCTACTGAA GTTAATCTCCCTGTTAACATGTTGCCAGTAACATTTTCAGGACACGGTCATGGTCAAGCTTTGAATGCACCTGATGACTTGCCTAAGAATGTCACTCAGGACTTTGAATCAGGGTTCATCTCCGATGAGCATGGATTTTCATCCTTCACAGCGGACTTTTCTTCTTGGtttgtattttttatgttttcaa TTGGTACCAATGTGGGGGACGTAGGCCTGTGGGAAGTTGGATCTAGGGAGCGACTAGTTTTAAGGAACTTCAAAGTATGGGATCTTAGTTCATGCTCAATGCTCCTGCAG GCTGCTCTAGTTAAGGATGCTGGTGTGTCTGTTAACCGTGTGATTTGGAGCTCTGATGGTGCTTTATTTG AAATCATATCTGTTAAAATACCTTCCGTATATGCATTTTCTGTATACAAAGTCGACTTGTACATTGAGGCTTTATTAGCCTATATAATGAATGAAGATCACAACCTCAATTCACTGAGGAATTCAACCACATAG